In Osmerus mordax isolate fOsmMor3 chromosome 27, fOsmMor3.pri, whole genome shotgun sequence, the sequence CCTGGAGTACGACGCGCACTGGCGATGGGTCCAGTCGCAGGATGACGTGACATTTCTGTGAGAGCGATGGTTGACCCCCTGACCCCTTCTACACTCGAGGGGGGAAGCTGATGGCTCTTGAAGATGGACGACGGCCTTTGTGATTTACCACAGGGAAAGACAGGAGGTGTGACTGAGCAAGAATACAATATTTCTGTTCACTCCTCTGTGAATGCACTTACAAACGTACAAAACAATGATGTCAGTATTAGGGGTAAAGCACATGGACGGTACTTTTATCATTTATATTTCAATTCATTTCGAATAATTTGCCCTGCTTCTATGCATTTGAAAAAAGTCTATAGCAGAGAAAATTGGAAGAATCCAAATCTGTTCCAATCATTTTTGTAGCCTCTAGCTAGCTTACTATGACCAAAGTTATCCCTATCCACCCCACTGATTAGCTTCAAGTCAAATACTGTATGTTAAATAATGTATGCTAAAATAGATCTGAAACATGGACTATATAAAAAAAGTATCTGACACTATATCTATTTGTATCTGGGGTAGAGAGCAAACCACCAGATAGCTACTTTGTGTTGTTTTGATTCAGCACGGCGTCACACCATAACATAGGCAGAGCATGGAGTTCTTTCATTTAGAATGGACCCACCATCCACCCACTGTTCCTCACCTGTGTCATTATGGAGTTGACGCCTACAGTACTTAACCTTAACCTTAACTCAATATGTATATCATATGAACTGTGGCACTGTTGCTCTGTACACCAGGTGTTAGCGGGAGAGATTGTTGAAAACTCAAAATGATGGCTGAATGCTATTGTTGTTTTTGGATTATGGCAGTATGTTTCATTTGGAGAGCAGTCGTAGAGGCTGGTGTAACCCTAAACTAAATGTGCTTGTTTTTCCTCTGCCGAGATGACTGCACTGTTGTTATGATAATCTTGATTCTAGTGGAGTTTTTCTTGTGgccttttccaaatcctctGCTTGTGTCTTTATTGGACAGAGTTTTCTCTTGACTGCTGACTATGGGAATTGATGGTTTTGCAGGGGGAATATTGCATGTCATGTGCTGACAACTTTATTAGCTGAATCATGAAAAATGTGTGAAAAGCTTAATACGATcttcagagagaaaaaaagcgaTAGCACTGAGCCCTTTTGTGCTCTGTACAGTCTCTTTTCACACAATACTGCCACAACTGAAAAGCTAATAAGGTCCACACTTAAAGGCTGAGGTTGCCACGACTACCGAcagcagtggagagagacagattggccaagtgtgtgtgtttgtgtatgtgtgtgtgtgtatgcctggctGTGCACAGCTGGTTTGTCAGAtttggggtgtgggggggtgtggggggcactgggggtggggggggggcactggggggcactggggggggtggggggggcactgggggggggggtctcaggGGGGTACAGTTAAGCagagcctctccctctcctgatcATTCATCATTCTGAGATTTGCCCATCTCAGTGTCCCTCCCATTGGTCAACTGTATGTGGGAACAGTATTCGATGcgtgaggaaaacaaacagtATGTGCACTTGCGATCTTCACACCCAGTCATTCAAGAAGTATATACCGTACTTCTTCTATATATGCATTACATGCACCCCTTTCCTTGTCAACTAAACTATCAGGTGGTAAGCTCATTTTTCAGATCAGGTCAGGAGAATAATAATAGTATTATTTTGAGTTTGGACTTTCCCCAGGCTTATAGTCTCGGTTCTCCTCTTTTAGCTTGTCCGTGCGCTGCTGAGCCCAGCTATCATTAGTTTCTTAATGGGTTTCAGATGAGTTCTCACTTCAGCctccccgcctcctccacctcctcccttttccctgCAGTCTtcggtctcctcctcccccccccgctcctcctttACTTGCTAAACTGCGCCGTGGCACTTTTCCTCCGACACTTCCTCATTTTAGCCTCCCGTTTTCCACCACCACGATGACACGCTGGAAAAAGCACTTCCAGCGCcagcgcacacaaacaaactgtattttaaGAGTGGCACAGAGGGAACAATGCTCATGGAATAGTCTTGGGAGAGAAGGCAGAAGGGTTTCAGAATGTTCAGTCCGAGTGACCCGTGACTGCAACATGGAGATCTTTTCCCATCCCTTGTTCTAGTTGTGCTTGGCTCACCATGGTGAGCGTCAGAATGTGCATGCCAGTGACTGAAATAAAGACCTTTTTGCGGTTTAGAGGAATGTTCCGTGATGTCCAGTGCAGCCATGTTGTTATGTAAAGCTTCATTTCTTTTCTATCCCAGATGCGTTGGCTGGTAATAAGACAGGCCAAAGAGTGTGTTGTGTTACCTATGTACTCTGTGTAGTTTTCCGTCCAAATTAGCATATTTAGAAGAGACTTTACACACATTCTGGAAGGGATCATTGTCCTTAACAAGGGAGAGCTTCAACTCTCAAACGGAGTCAACGACACACTAAACGTTGCTGACTGAGATACAATTGAAAAAATCAATGTACAGTAGCCTGTATGCTCCTTTCTggacaaggagagggaggctTACAAATGATCACTCACATTGCACTTGAAGTCGCTGTGCAAATGCAATGGCAAAACCTAATCCAAGGGTTCAACATACTGTAGGGTTTGGCTGGGATGCAGGTACTCCACTTGTATCATCTATTCTGGGCACCAGGCAAACACAGAAATAATTGCAGAGTAACCAATATCCAGTCAGTTACCATGGTAATGGCCTCGACAATGTTTCCAACTGGCAGTAAAATAGAGAAGCAATATAGAGCAAGAACATTGTAAACTGCTCACATCCTTTGAGCTATTAGAACATGGTTAAGACTACCGTCCTTAATGCTCAGTAATTACACTTGTTTACACATCAGTCTTTAAGGTAAGGAAATACATCTGGTCATCCAAACTATACCGTAGGATAATAGAGCATTGCTAGGTCACAATGTCATGCTATTGGGGCAGATTAACCTGAGCATATCCTCATTTTCCCACTGTGTGGTTGTCAAGATTACAGAGCAAGTTCCCCTGTTACAGCCATCTGAGGTATCACAAAGAAGCTTTCAGCCTCTCTTGTCTAATGCTGGGGCCGCGTTGAAGTGGTTTGAGAGGTTGAAATAGGGGTGTAGTAGAAGGAGGCACACGGCGACAAGTTGAATGAGGCTTCTGCTTCCAGCTTCCTGCTGTTTCCCCTGCGTTTTGGTGGGCGTTGGCATACGGGGGTCGCCAAGCACCTGACAGCTCAGGAAAGAATGGCGCCTTTTAAACGATAGGTTTTCCCTTTATTTTCCACTGTGACTTTAACtttgttttgttcttattccAATTCCCTGTTCAAAGAGATGGAAGTGCAGAGCAACAGGCCCCCACTGTGTGGACACTGTGGTCCGAACTGGCCCCCAACTAAACTTGATCCACAGTGAGCAGGAAGGACTGGAAGACAAGCCACTGAGACTGACTGACATGCACTGGACCAGTTCACACAGTTTGCTTGTATGAGTGAAACATTTCCTCAtggcattgtttcttgtttcaAATGCAATATTTTACCAATAAAAGtctttattgttttgttttgaatgcATAGGTGTACGTCTAAAGATTGATATTTGCATTGATGTTCATAATTGTATGCAATATGCAAATGTGCAAGCTTCTTGAACAGATGATTAAAGCTATTTTAAATGTTACGTCCGTTTTTTGGTGTTCCTTCATTCAACCCTTATATCTGAGGTAGAAGTTAAAGAATGGTCGGATTTCCCAGTTCCCAACAAACTGTCTTTGGAATACTTTGGCACTGGATCAAATATTTCCCAGCAGCGAAAGCTAACGAGAGACCCAGCTCAGTCTCATTCAGCAGTGTAATGGTTTTAAATGGCTCCCATGCTGTTAATGGGCTGCCTCTACTAtggattctcttatcgattattttcaccccccaccccccttccccctcccaccaTTCCCACCATCCATTCTCTCAAAAACTGTAAACAGTTCTTTTAGCACCACATATCAAGTTTCTTCTGAACCGGAAACACTCTTTGCTGAATAAACTACATTCCACAGGACTTTTAGGGGTTCACTTTTGGATCTGAGAGAGGCCAGATAAAGAAATGCTTTTAGTGGTGGTCTGTACAGTGTAAATCCAATGTACACTGTCTTCTAATGTCGACTACTCTCTTACACTGAGTTGGGAAAGGTAAACATGTAGGGTGAATGGTGTTGAGACTTCAGCAATTGAATTTAGGTTACAGTAGCAGCTTCACTAGACAGTTCAATCCCTTGAGTGGAGTTTTAAAAGCACAAACACATCCCAGAATGATCTGATAACCTCTTCGATAACAGATAAACATCTTTGCTCTTGGTCTGGACGCACGTAAATCATATTTTGACTGGATTAAGGAGGCcctggtgagaggaggggaaggtgggtgcGAGGGGAGTGGGTCATAAGATTTGGGATCCGTCCCGCATATTGTCGTTGATCCTAAGCTGGGGAAGCGATAAGCggttgggtgggggggcgggggttgcGTGCTGGGCTGACACAAAGATGTGGGCGAAACCCTCCGTCAACCCCACCCCGAGGATTAGACTGAAATTGAAAAACACTGTCGCCTGAGCTCAGACTCATTCCTGAATGGCCACGGCTTGGCGTGCCACCGGCCCGTGTCCGTTCCTGGGGACATTGATCTGTAGTGTCTGGAGAGTGTCTGGAGAGTTGTGTCCCTAAACGCAGGCTACAAATCAGTCCCAAGAGGGCGTATCATTTGAGCAACCGGAAAACACATGGATTGTGTTGACGTGCGTGTGTTCGCATGGAGACACCTTGGGAAGGTGACCACAGAGCCGAGCCAGAGTGAAGGGTTGCTAGCTGACTCAGGGGCAGCACCGAGGGCGCGAGGAAGCTGTGAAGGAGCAGTGAAACAGCGGGGAGGAGAGCTGCCGACTGGGGTTAACTGCAGGACAGGCTCGGTcatgttggggggaggggggtccaccagagagacagatcagcaggagagagacggagatccAACGAGCCCATCAGAAATGTTGGTGAACGCCAAATCAAAACCAGACCATCCTGATCATAAAGAGCGTTttcagcagctgtgtgtggaaACATTGGGTGCAcgcctcacacctcctcacccggTGGACCTTCTGACGCTTTGAAAGCCTGAATATGCTTGTACttgaacaaacacatgcatacaaataaatgaatgaatcctTGGCGAATTGATCATGTTTATGGCTTTACCAGTCTTTGTACAGTGACACCAGTCCAGAGGAAATCGATCTGTTGGTTATGGAACCATATAGTACAGTTTGGTTTGTTGGATATGATTGTATCCAAATATGTGCCTTGAATCCGAAATCCCTCTTTATGTCAGGATAATAGCAGGATAATACTCTAAAGTGCACAAGGCTCTCTAAATCTGCACAGAATAACACCACAAGCCACCTTCATTATCCGtcaacatggggggggggggggggggctagaccCAGGCCAGACCCTGCCAGACCAAGCTAGATCAGACCAGGCAAGGCAGAACAGCTCCATGGTAACAGACTAGGCTTTGTTTTGGTTGTACTGTGGAAACCATAGCTGCATTACTCCACTCTGCCCTGAACCTCACACTAGTGCGGCCTACCTCCCactcccaacacccccccccccctccacaacccccctcaccccagacaAATACACTCCACTCCCAGACCACAGTCACCGAAAACCTCAGTTCTGGAATCTCAATCTTGTTTTGGGTCTGACTTTCAAACCAGCCTGCGTCACACAAATACTTACAGCTCCAGTGTCGTCCTGTTTCTCCCTGTTTAGAATTCCCGTCGTTTCCTTGCTGGTGAGGAACCTTCAGCGGGGATCTTGGAATGCTGTCCTGGGGATGGGTTGTGAGAGTGTACATTGTTTTACCCGGAGGATGCTTGGAGCTCTGGGAAGTCGAGGGAACTGAACAAAGGGGCAGAAATAGGCCACAGTGTTCCCACAGAGTGATGCAACCAAACGTGTGTGGGGGCCTGTTGGGTTCCCTGAGGAGTGTTGTTGATTATAGAACGGTAACCCATCGGCACATTGGGGATCGAAACTCATCTGGTTTCGGTTAGAGTGTGTGCGGGCGTGTttggggggagagtggggaggggggggggggagtgggcgaAAAAGTCTCAAGGCAGTACGTGTCATCAATCACATTTTGCTGAAGATTGGATGGGATGCATCGACCTTATGGGCCTGGCTGTTCTCAGAAGGAAGAGCCTCAATGTGTCCACATTTCACCTCAAGGGCGCCCATGTATGTTGGTTTTCCTGCTGAGGTCGTTTGTTTTGTCTGATCAAACAGCCCTGATGTGATGGAACGGCATCGATCTGTCTTGAAAAAAAGGCTTCATGCAACGCAGCCCCCGGACCAACTCGCCTGAAGAAAGTTGTCTTTCCTAGAGTCTCTTTGGCATCACGTAACCAGACTGATGTGGcacatgatgtaaatcatgCGAGCGATGATTGCTTTGCTGTCCTGGTTGGTCTCCAGAGGTCAAAGGAATGTCAGACACTGCCAGTAATGTGTTAAAGGAGCAAGACACCTCATAAAGAGAAAACCCTCTGAGCTAAGCTGCTGACAGGTAGTGGGGgtccacgcgcgcacacacacacacacacagtgtcgaGAACATTCCTGTCGTCTTCTGTATTTTCTGACTCAAGTCAAGAACATTTACCTGGTCCAGAACAGAGGACTGTTTTCACTTCTTCGTCTGAGGGGATATGTTCAAAGTGTCAGGGCAACACCCTATTGCTCTGTCCAAGTGAACGTCTAATGTGGCCCTTAATTGAGCGTCTTTTGCTGAAAAGAACCCATTCAGCACTTTGTCCGTGCAATTAGCCAAAGACAAAGATGCTTTGTGACCCATGCTTTAACAAGACCTTCTTCCTAGGCCCCGTTACACTAGACATCGCTTCGCAAATACGTGACCCCCTTTCATCTGCCGCTCGTGGTCGTTTTCAAAAGCTCTCTGTTGCGAGCATGTGCGCCTCACGCCTTCACAACCAACCCACTTGGATCCTGTTTGTTGTCAACGGGCTCGGGTGACCTAGTTGCCTAATTCGCGATCCGACTCAAACGACAATGGAGGCGGAGTTTCCCCCGAtgctccctcctctgtgtgcGGCGCCAGTCGTGTGTGTATCTCACTGtacacaccgtgtgtgtgtgtttgtgtgtctacggTGAGTTGTTTATTGGGAACGGGTGTGGGGACGAAGAGTGATGCAAGGGAGTTCGCCGTGTAAAGAGGAGTGTGTGTCGTGGGCGGACAGGGAGCGAGGATGAGATGGAACGATGAGGTCAGGATGTGAGGAATCCCCCGTCGAACGCCTAGAGGGGTGGGCTGCAGAGAGCGCCTTGTGGGAGGTAGGCACCCCGGGGGGGGCTTCTGGGTAATACTCTTCTTCACAGTCGTCCCAAATACCAGAAataccttctctccctccattccctcGCCTGACCGCCCACCGCCATTCTCCGATCTCACTCCCCCTTTTCgaaaccttctcctctccctctcctccccgtgTGGAGGTTGCTCAGGCCAGACTGTGAAAACATCCACGAGGGCTGATGTCAGTCTCCCTACAAGCAGACcgtcagggagagaggaaagattaGTAAGGGGCTTTACATTCCACAACCAACCGAAATCCATTCAGCCAACAGGCAGCGCATGCGAGCCAGGCAACCAAACAGAGAGTTTTTCTTCACTCTGTTTACACTGGTTTTCAAGGGAGAGGCTCCAAAGATCAGTCTTATACGGCAGGAACGGAGGATTTTCTCATTTCCTTTGCGGGGGCATGTTTTCGAGTCAACTCGCctttctctgacctctgacccacaTGTAAGGTCTTCAGAGCCAACAGGAGTCAATGCCAGGGGCTAAACCCACACCCGCGATTGCTGCACCAGTTAATGCCTTGCGATCAATGCAGGATTTGCTATGTCAAGCTGTTAAATCTTTCCCATGAATCCCGGGAGGAGGCTAGTGCCAAGACAGGCTGTTCACATGAAAGGCCCCATGCTTACGTCAATATTTCAATATATCTTATTTTCTTCAAAAATGTTGGCAAGCTCATGAGTGTTAATCCCCCAGAAAGGTCAAAGACAACTTTTCCGCTTCAAATCAATTATCCAGGTGCATCAACCAAACGATGCATGCTTAATGGAGGCGTCTCGTCCTCTTGTGTCATTTGACCTTGTTACATCAACAATGGAGTGTGGATAGACGGGAAAAGCCCGGTCAACTCTGACCTGTGAACTGCAACAGAGGAAAGATGtggctcttcctcctcttcctctccatcctcctcttcttcctcctccatcatgcACTTGGGGTCATATTCGGTCACCATCATTTGATCACTTCCAGCTGCCAATGTTTTTGGCATCAAAGAGAAATCCCATTGGATACCCGCCTGCTTTTTTTTTCCGGATTACTGCGATACCAAAGAGCTATTTTCCTGGAGGTGAAATGCCTTATGAGGGAATGTTTGTGCAGGCCGTGTTGTGATTCCGTAGGGGAGATTTTCCAGATGGATGGAGCCAGgcagataggtgtgtgtgtgtgtgttgggggttggTGGCTGAGTGATGGGTCTTTGCGATGATTCATAAGCAAACAGCACGTTTGCAGATTATCTTTGATTATCAAATTCAATTTAGGGATGACTTTCTCCAGGCACCCACCACTGGTAAACATTGCTTTCTGGCGCTAAAAACAGGATTATCACATTATCAGTTAGATGACCAAGGTTACATTTTCGAGTTGATTTGTTCAGGTTTTAAAAATGCAATCAGCTAAAGCGATCTCTTCTCTGGACGAGGTTAACATTTCAAGGAAGTATTTCCTTTCAAGTTGTTCCTTCAAGTCAGCCACAAATTAATGAAATGATCAGAAAACATGATGTAACCATACTCTTGTGCACTATGAGGACTGTTATCAAACAGTCTTTTGGAACTATGAGGACAGCCAGTGTAGGGAGGTTACAGTTGCAGTAAAGTAAAAAAGTCAACACAGAAGAGTATGCCTGTCACCTAGTGGTGACACTGAATAACTGCATTTAAATGTGGCCTGCAAGAGTCAGAAAATTCAAAATGAGGACTGCTGAGTGAGGATGCCATCGTTTATTATTAAAATATCTGGTTGTGAAAAGAGATTGGTTCTGACCAGGGGACGGTCTGAGACAATAATTCAGACTCCATCCCAGGCCTCTGAGACTGTACTGAAGATGTTTGGGCTCCACAAActcttgcacacgcacacacaacctcaaAAACTCACTACACCAATCACAGCACAGACAAATGTATGTGAATAGACACATTAAACAATTAGTTTTTTATTTATATGAGTTGACAGAGTTGACATTGTGACATTCTCCACCATCTAAAGTAGTAAATACCACAGGCTCTTCAGTTTTATAAATTTAGTTTTTGAAAGAAACCCTCATTTCGAATCGGCCTGTGTAAAAACGCAGCAATGCAGATGTAGCGAAGCTATTGGAAATTGTTTGAAAACATTAGGTTACATAATCTGAGCCATTTTAATATTATGCATGGCCCAAGCCTTACAATGCATGCACATACGCGTGACCATCATTCCAcctaaaactagagaggataccatttctggggaaattgtagggtgtgcttgcttgcgtcggttgcagatgggtccatttaataaacAAGCTGAGCCCCTTTTGAAACAAGTCATcctaacaacgttgtcatcggcagtatttttcagatggatcgcgattcaaacagtaccatctgctgactgaaaatatgcccccaaacacgtaaataagcttgatatatatttagggggaaatggctaattaaaaactttttggtctcagtctagagccctgcctggagaagctgaattgtgctacgagcaagctactgtagcctagctggtgttgctagccaaactacactgaggggattgtttgaatgcgacgGAAataaaaaacgtttcttttaaagtttaggctgtggcattgaagacagcgacgcaccacacaagcttgagtttaaatacattctttaatgtgacattacttactgtacatgcaagtcttgaattgcgtagaatataatatatatatatcagaaAATAAACATAGTTACAAAATAGCaacaaacatttgaaatcattaAACGTTTCTCATTTTCAATTTCAATATACCAGAGCTTATTTGCTTGCAAAACAGAATCCTCCTAATTTATAATATGTGATGTCTGATCTTTCTATGCAGTGCTCAGTACTTTCAATCCTTGTTATTTATTAACCCTCCTGTTGTGTTCGTTTCTTGTTCACTACTTTGTGTTCCCGGTCAAAAGTGACCTCCCCATTGTAGCTGACTATAACtccataataatacatatattaaTAACTAATGTTGTGTTACATCTTTTTAGCAGCTTAAGTTCTAGCAAACATTAAAGTTTTAAACTTCTGTTTGCCATTTATGGCCTGTAGGCCTCATTGACACAAGCCTATGCAACTCGTTTTTGAGTGAAAGAAGCATAAAATGGATTATTTTGAATATGTTTGCTTGGATGTTGGTCCGGTGTATCTCCTTCCAGTTGTCTTTGTAAACACGTCTACCCTCCAAATTAGTCATGTTTATGACTATGGTTTCAATGGACTCTGTCAGGAACAGTTTGAAGCAGGATTTTATGTCATTAACCCGGGAGATGGCATATCTGGTTGGCCATGGGAAATTTTCAGTAGACAGTCGACCTCCCCACCCAAGTCCCCCCCTCTGCCTCATCACTAGATTGTTCAACATCGGTTGTCTCTTTGTCTGGATCatagtcagtgtgtgtatgtatgtgtgtgcatatgtatacTCAAACACACGTGCATGTTGGGTCTGGGAGGGTAAGTGTGTCCATCtgttgtatgggtgtgtgcctgAACAAcattttcaacaaaaaaaatagTCTTACCCACTCATTTGAATGACCGGTCATTTTTGACCGGGAACACCACAGGTGTACAAAAGTTAAATAAAACACCCACATTTTTATGAAATTTcgtaaaaaatgttttgtctaTTTAGATACCCTGTGTAGACAAAGTCATGGAACCTTTAGTCTAAAAATTAGTATAGTCTTACCCACTCAATTGAATGACCGGTTATTTTTGACCGGAACACAACAGGAGGGTTAATTTGCAGTGTCCGTTTTCGTTTTCGTGCAGTCATTGTCACACCTACAATCAAACCGCCCACTATGGCTACCATGGCGATGGATATGTAAATTGCTATCATGTTTACACCATTGCCAGGACTTTCAATGTAACCAATGACCTTGGTTACTTGAGCAAGGTTGGAGGTTTCAGAGGAAAGAATGTCATTGTCAACTGCTTTAATTGCAAAGAACAGAGTGGTGCCGTTTCTCATCGTtggagtgaaggagagctgtTCTGAGGATCCAGATTCACTTGGTAGCAGGTTAGATGAGTTGACTGGATGAGCGTTGTTGAAGTTGGATCTGAGCACATCAGGATCCTCACTGTAGCGGATGTCGTATTTACTCGCTGAAAAGAAATCACACGTCAGGTACTTGTGACATACAGTCACTTGTTTCGGCAAAGTGTCCGAAACGGAAGCCATGTCGTGGGAGTAAACATTTGTTCTCACCTGTGCCCTGGTGGAAGTCATCCCCAGGTGCAGTCCATTTGagcagcactctgtccttcACCAACTCTGCATTTAGGTCTGTGATTTTGTTGGGGGGAAATTTCAGGGCAGCAGCAACTTGAGCAAGGTTGGAGGTTTCAGAGGAAAACATATCCTTGTCAACTGCTTTAACTGCAAAGAACAGAGTGGTGCCGTTTCTCATCGTTCCATGggtgggagtgaaggagagcttTTCTGAGGATCCAGATTCACTTGGTAGCAGGTTAGATGAGTTGATCAGATGAGCGTTGTTGAAGTTGGATCTGAGCACATCAGGATCCTCACTGTAGCGGATGTCGTATTTACTCGCTGAAAAGAAATCACACGTCAGGTACTTGTGACATACAGTCACTTGTTTCGGCAAAGTGTCCGAAACGGAAGCCATGTCGTGGGATTAAACATTTGTTCTCACCTGTGCCCTGGTGGAAGTCATCCCCAGGTGCAGTCCATTTGagcagcactctgtccttcACCAACTCTGCATTTAGGTCTGTGATTTTGTTGGGGGGAAATTTCAGGGCAGCAGCAACTTGAGCAAGGTTGGAGGTTTCAGAGGAAAGCATATCCTTGTCAACTGCTTTAACTGCAAAGAACAGAGTGGTGCCGTTTCTCATCGTTCCATGgctgggagtgaaggagagctgtTCTGAGGATCCAGATTCACTTGGTAGCAGGTTAGATGAGTTGACTGGATGAGCGTTGTTGAAGTTGGATCTGAGCACATCAGGATCCTCACTGTAGCGGATGTCGTATTTACTCGCTGAAAAGAAATCACACGTCAGGTACTTGTGACATACAGTCACTTGTTTCGGCAAAGTGTCCGAAACGGAAGCCATGTCGTGGGATTAAACATTTGTTCTCACCTGTGCCCTGGTGGAAGTCATCCCCAGGTGCAGTCCATTTGagcagcactctgtccttcACCAACTCTGCATTTAGGTCTGTGATTTTGTTGGGGGGAAATTTCAGGGCAGCAGCAACTTGAGCAAGGTTGGAGGTTTCAGAGGAAAGCATATCCTTGTCAACTGCTTTAACTGCAAAGAACAGAGTGGTGCCGTTTCTCATCGTTCCATTtgtgggagtgaaggagagctgtTCTGAGGATCCAGATTCACTTGGTAGCAGGTTAGATGAGTTGACTGGATGAGCGTTGTTGAAGTTGGATCTGAGCACTTCAGGATCCTCACTGTAGCGGATGTCATATTTACTCGCTGAAAAGAAATCACACGTCAGGTACTTGTGACATACAGTCACTTGTTTCGGCAAAGTGTCCGAAACGGAAGCCATGTCGTGGGAGTAAACATTTGTTCTCACCTGTGCCCTGGTGGAAGTCATCCCCAGGTGCAGTCCATTTGagcagcactctgtccttcACCAACTCTGCATTTAGGTCTGTGATTTTGTTGGGGGGAAATTTCAGGGCAGCAGCAACTTGAGCAAGGTTGGAGGTTTCAGAGGAAAGCATATCCTTGTCAACTGCTTTAACTGCAAAGAACAGAGTGGTGCCGTTTCTCATCGTTCCATGgctgggagtgaaggagagctgtTCTGAGGATCC encodes:
- the LOC136936551 gene encoding uncharacterized protein, which produces MRNGTTLFFAVKAVDKDMLSSETSNLAQVAAALKFPPNKITDLNAELVKDRVLLKWTAPGDDFHQGTASKYDIRYSEDPEVLRSNFNNAHPVNSSNLLPSESGSSEQLSFTPTNGTMRNGTTLFFAVKAVDKDMLSSETSNLAQVAAALKFPPNKITDLNAELVKDRVLLKWTAPGDDFHQGTASKYDIRYSEDPDVLRSNFNNAHPVNSSNLLPSESGSSEQLSFTPSHGTMRNGTTLFFAVKAVDKDMLSSETSNLAQVAAALKFPPNKITDLNAELVKDRVLLKWTAPGDDFHQGTASKYDIRYSEDPDVLRSNFNNAHLINSSNLLPSESGSSEKLSFTPTHGTMRNGTTLFFAVKAVDKDMFSSETSNLAQVAAALKFPPNKITDLNAELVKDRVLLKWTAPGDDFHQGTGENKCLLPRHGFRFGHFAETSDCMSQVPDV